The following are from one region of the Aspergillus chevalieri M1 DNA, chromosome 1, nearly complete sequence genome:
- a CDS encoding splicing factor ESS-2 family protein (COG:S;~EggNog:ENOG410PJD2;~InterPro:IPR019148;~PFAM:PF09751) — translation MANTPSQALTKRHAEQQLMPPPPPPKRIKRPSTVLDEDIYTNALSEIISRDFFPGLLETQLKQEYLEALESKDKAWIASSKRKLADYVNTNSAGEGRKAATRSRAESVAGGSGDATPRFTGDGGETPRGWGGDTPMSVASMATSASTATTAQEPRRNIPDVSNMGLLAFQAKYTSEDNESFNKLMDRQNTKKREKYSWIWNGNKVPSARQIAHRTMENKRIAAQGGNPTLAITADGEDADKEIKTNLDARPAKPDAWNAKPENSLMFLPSSVEDTHETTQQKAEAASRAGPKRVLYQNTRLPTTSAAEETNQPPPSPAISAIQDAIAGRPRFTETEAGAGSYTGGETPRVNGYAFVDEDEYPTSSSENHDNSDDLSLLGPGDARPNPFNIRQNRKREDLHHRMVDRITRTKRAEKTNTIKTPMTPRFASSPRLDFGLHTPASGGAGDSGKMLTPAAQKLLQRVGSTPRASSSSNLKNMWTPTPKRK, via the coding sequence ATGGCAAACACACCGTCCCAAGCACTCACAAAACGCCATGCCGAACAACAACTCatgcctcctcctcctcccccgaaACGAATCAAGCGTCCCTCCACCGTCCTCGACGAAGATATCTACACGAACGCATTATCGGAGATTATTTCGCGCGATTTCTTCCCTGGGTTACTCGAAACGCAGCTGAAGCAGGAATACCTGGAAGCGCTGGAGTCGAAGGATAAAGCGTGGATCGCGAGCTCGAAGAGGAAACTTGCGGACTATGTAAATACAAATAGTGCTGGGGAGGGGAGGAAGGCGGCTACGAGGTCAAGGGCGGAGAGTGTTGCAGGTGGTAGTGGTGATGCGACGCCGCGGTTTACAGGGGACGGGGGAGAAACGCCTAGGGGCTGGGGAGGTGATACGCCCATGTCGGTAGCATCGATGGCCACCTCTGCATCAACGGCTACAACGGCACAAGAACCACGCAGGAACATTCCTGATGTATCGAATATGGGTCTCCTTGCGTTCCAGGCGAAATACACCAGTGAAGACAACGAGTCGTTTAACAAGCTTATGGATCGGCAGAATACGAAAAAGCGTGAGAAATATTCCTGGATCTGGAATGGGAATAAGGTTCCTTCTGCGCGACAGATTGCACACCGCACGATGGAGAATAAGCGGATTGCTGCGCAGGGTGGGAATCCGACTTTGGCGATAACGGCGGATGGTGAGGATGCGGATAAAGAGATCAAAACGAATCTTGATGCTCGACCGGCGAAACCGGATGCATGGAATGCGAAGCCAGAGAATTCGCTGATGTTTCTTCCGTCGTCGGTTGAGGATACGCATGAGACGACTCAGCAGAAGGCGGAGGCTGCCTCGCGGGCGGGTCCTAAGCGTGTACTGTATCAGAACACCAGGTTGCCTACTACATCTGCTGCAGAGGAAACGAATCAGCCGCCTCCTTCTCCGGCGATTTCGGCCATTCAAGATGCTATTGCTGGGCGGCCGCGGTTTACAGAGACGGAAGCTGGAGCGGGGAGTTATACTGGTGGAGAGACGCCGCGAGTAAACGGTTATGCATTtgtcgacgaggatgagtATCCAACATCGAGTTCTGAAAATCACGACAACTCCGACGATCTCAGTTTACTAGGTCCAGGAGACGCAAGACCGAATCCATTCAATATCCGTCAGAACCGCAAACGAGAAGATCTGCACCACCGCATGGTCGACCGGATTACTCGGACCAAACGCGCAGAAAAAACCAACACAATCAAAACCCCAATGACCCCGCGGTTTGCTAGTAGTCCACGGCTAGATTTCGGTCTTCACACCCCTGCATCGGGTGGTGCTGGGGATAGTGGGAAAATGTTGACTCCGGCTGCTCAGAAATTGCTGCAGAGAGTAGGAAGTACGCCACGggcgtcttcttcgtcgaaTTTGAAGAATATGTGGACCCCTACGCCGAAAAGAAAGTGA
- a CDS encoding CFEM domain-containing protein (COG:S;~EggNog:ENOG410PT41;~InterPro:IPR008427;~PFAM:PF05730;~SECRETED:SignalP(1-16)): MKFAYVPLFLAATAAAAEISLKDIPTCAAKCGLGTPPDHCGKLDAKCACEDPKYVAETACCISKECSEDDAKDAVEFTQKLCSGVGVDGLPKTATCAAGASATASSSSSSTASSDSSASSTSSSSNSSSSSSATETGGAALVYNKDASIIAAVGAAAFAFLA; this comes from the exons ATGAAGTTCGCCTACGTCCCTCTCTTCCTCGCAGccaccgctgctgctgccgagATCAGCTTGAAGGACATTCCTACTTGCGCC GCTAAATGCGGTCTTGGTACTCCCCCCGACCACTGCGGCAAGCTCGACGCCAAGTGCGCCTGCGAAGACCCTAAATACGTCGCCGAGACCGCCTGCTGTATCTCCAAGGAGTGCTCTGAGGACGATGCCAAGGATGCCGTCGAGTTCACCCAGAAGCTTTGCAGCGGTGTCGGCGTCGACGGCCTGCCCAAGACCGCTACCTGCGCTGCCGGTGCCAGTGCCACTGCGagctcttcgtcttcgtccaCCGCCTCATCCGACTCTTCTGCGTCGTCCACCTCGTCCAGCAGCAACTCGAGCAGCTCGTCCTCTGCCACTGAGACTGGTGGTGCTGCGCTTGTTTACAACAAGGATGCATCGATCATTGCGgctgttggtgctgctgcttttGCGTTCCTGGCGTAA
- the cdc43 gene encoding protein geranylgeranyltransferase type I subunit CDC43 (COG:O;~EggNog:ENOG410PK7U;~InterPro:IPR001330,IPR008930;~go_function: GO:0003824 - catalytic activity [Evidence IEA]), whose amino-acid sequence MSDAVFNKDRHIKYYRRCLKTFLPDLYTGNDSNRMLLAFFTIAGLDILGVLHDETTPEERQGYIEWIYHCQVPTGGFRGFTGTDFGIEKRTPENAFWDPASIPSTFFALVILVILGDDLSRVKRVECLQWLPRLQREDGSFGDIVGPDGEIEGGRDLRFCCFAAGTRYILRGKRGESLEDVKDIDVARLVAFIEACQTYDGGMSEAPFCESHAGLTYCAIGALTFLNRFSSDKPAPVVSPGSEEFESLVRWLVARQTSDLGENDEEQPTRSDKTQENLSQAVEALRLKGKVEALPPIETPTEESLQWAGFNGRSNKAADTCYSFWNTATLAMLDRLGLVDAARNRRYLLEKTQHLIGGFGKGVGEPPDLLHSYFGLVSLAFEGEPGLNSVDPAMCTSHRGVQHLHSLPWWQA is encoded by the exons ATGTCAGACGCCGTCTTCAACAAAGACCGTCACATCAAATACTACCGTCGATGCCTCAAGACCTTCCTCCCAGACCTCTACACCGGCAATGACTCCAATCGCATGCTCCTCGCCTTCTTCACAATTGCAGGTCTAGACATCCTCGGCGTCCTCCACGACGAAACCACCCCCGAAGAGCGACAAGGCTACATTGAATGGATCTACCACTGCCAGGTGCCAACCGGAGGTTTTCGAGGCTTCACCGGAACGGACTTCGGGATCGAGAAACGGACACCGGAGAATGCATTCTGGGATCCGGCAAGTATTCCCTCGACTTTCTTTGCGTTGGTTATCCTTGTGATTTTGGGTGATGATTTGTCGCGGGTTAAGCGGGTTGAGTGTCTACAATGGCTGCCGCGGTTGCAGCGTGAGGATGGGAGCTTTGGGGATATTGTTGGGCCGGACGGCGAGATtgagggagggagagatttgcGATTCTGTTGTTTCGCTGCGGGGACACGTTATATCCTCCGAGGGAAACGGGGGGAGAGTCTTGAGGATGTAAAGGATATTGATGTCGCCCGGTTGGTGGCTTTCATCGAGGCTTGTCAGACATATGACGGTGGGATGTCAGAGGCACCTTTTTGCGAATCTCACG CGGGTCTGACATATTGCGCTATTGGGGCTTTAACGTTTCTGAATCGATTCTCGAGCGATAAGCCAGCACCAGTTGTCTCGCCCGGTTCTGAGGAATTTGAATCGCTGGTCCGGTGGCTAGTAGCGCGACAGACATCTGACCTTGGTGAAAACGACGAAGAGCAACCGACTCGTTCCGATAAGACGCAAGAAAATCTCTCCCAAGCAGTCGAAGCGCTTCGTCTCAAAGGCAAGGTGGAGGCTTTACCTCCGATAGAAACACCGACGGAAGAGTCTTTACAATGGGCTGGGTTTAATGGACGGAGTAACAAGGCTGCTGATACTTGTTACTCGTTTTGGAACACGGCCACTCTGGCA ATGCTGGACCGGTTAGGTCTGGTTGATGCTGCTCGTAATCGGCGGTATCTTCTCGAAAAGACACAGCATCTTATTGGAGGATTTGGGAAAGGAGTTGGGGAACCACCAG ATCTTCTACACTCGTACTTCGGACTAGTATCGCTGGCATTTGAGGGAGAGCCCGGGTTAAATTCGGTTGATCCGGCTATGTGTACCAGTCACCGGGGAGTCCAACATCTTCATTCCCTGCCCTGGTGGCAGGCGTAG
- a CDS encoding non-specific serine/threonine protein kinase (COG:T;~EggNog:ENOG410PIHI;~InterPro:IPR017441,IPR008271,IPR000719,IPR011009;~PFAM:PF07714,PF14531,PF00069;~go_function: GO:0004672 - protein kinase activity [Evidence IEA];~go_function: GO:0005524 - ATP binding [Evidence IEA];~go_process: GO:0006468 - protein phosphorylation [Evidence IEA]), translated as MPPVRTRPEVQAQKQKEKLAHSYNELLQEFSSKDLKSVGNYTLGRLIGKGSFGKVYLASHKLTNGSKVVLKSSPREDTNLAREIHHHRQFLHPHIARLYEVVVTEKLVWLVLEYCPGDELYNYLLRHGPLPVDKVKRIFTQLVGAVAYVHSKSCVHRDLKLENILLDKHENVKLCDFGFTREYEGKASYLQTFCGTICYSAPEMLKGEKYAGEKVDVWSLGIILYALLAGELPYDEDDDQVTKARILSEEPTYNDKFPDDSKALINLLLSKRPLIRPSLSDILAHPFLSEHAPEQLAILKIPRPSAFTTPLEKTTLQRMKSAGVNIDEVIESVLAQKCDPLAGWWSLLIEKEQRKEQKRERKRREREAEAKNIRRLSAASSRLERLSAALVEVDEEGQPQPASGTALQDRGRRDRRSLPSQLAVPELPSLPEPAPPLPSDIGTPPPPSADKVSIRSVSSTRHRPMPPPKDKQGQRQSRLHVSASQPELMQHNGGLFRRRTGRRHNYPIISQLASLKHWFVESAKRAKSPHAKAAGQAGGHHRKLFSDKLSPAKSQDTNKKPASATSPNAVPPEEMTTPTQIKRASNASSLAPSSASYPNHRHSYPRQPRPLSTSHRSHRNSLSPSPITPRGSYRRSSTGLRGRKSTSSSISSIRSIHHAHSHSKASSVSSNSVVSVSTPTARPAKSPHSSVKVLPTTPGASSRFPSNIRLVRGNNNNYVNDNGCRGLNDTPRMHSMFNEAAPAPLLASPSSSLVFARRKRSTFKGPMVHTANLMVSGGMAGTEFPSGAIVPESAAAAAAARPAARKSQIIEEEEDDEDEEIEEVDTFSGAEEEPSSPTVRKASDGKPSLAPALDIHSSPSRPPRSSSLRAARPSVVTETTDEEDQKDSASLTPVASAK; from the exons ATGCCGCCTGTCAGGACAAGACCGGAGGTCCAAGCCCAGaagcaaaaggaaaag CTTGCCCACTCCTACAATGAGCTCCTACA AGAGTTTTCGTCAAAAGACCTTAAGTCTGTAGGGAACTATACTCTGGGGAGGTTAATCGGAAAAGGCTCTTTTGGCAAGGTCTACCTCGCGTCTCACAAACTCACCAATGGATCCAAG GTCGTGCTCAAGTCGTCGCCTCGCGAAGATACCAATCTAGCTCGTGaaatccatcatcatcgccaaTTCCTCCACCCGCACATCGCTCGCCTCTACGAAGTTGTCGTGACGGAGAAACTGGTCTGGTTGGTGTTGGAATACTGCCCGGGTGACGAACTCTACAACTACCTCCTGCGCCATGGCCCGTTGCCCGTTGACAAGGTCAAGAGAATATTCACACAACTTGTTGGCGCCGTCGCATACGTTCACAGCAAGTCATGCGTTCATCGAGACCTCAAACTAGAGAACATTTTGCTCGACAAGCATGAAAACGTCAAACTTTGCGACTTCGGATTCACGCGGGAATATGAGGGCAAAGCAAGCTACCTGCAGACCTTTTGTGGTACTATCTGCTACAGCGCTCCCGAAATGCTCAAGGGCGAAAAGTATGCTGGCGAAAAGGTGGATGTTTGGAGTTTGGGCATCATTTTATATGCGCTTCTTGCGGGAGAATTACCGTatgacgaggacgatgacCAAGTCACCAAGGCTAGGATTCTCTCCGAGGAACCGACGTACAATGACAAGTTTCCCGATGACTCCAAAGCACTCATCAACTTGCTGTTGTCGAAACGTCCGCTTATCCGACCGAGTTTAAGCGATATCTTAGCCCATCCTTTCCTTTCCGAACATGCTCCCGAACAACTCGCGATCTTGAAGATTCCCCGACCTTCCGCCTTCACCACACCGTTAGAAAAGACCACTCTCCAGCGGATGAAAAGTGCTGGGGTCAACATTGACGAGGTGATCGAGAGTGTGCTTGCCCAGAAATGCGACCCGCTCGCTGGATGGTGGTCGCTGTTGATCGAAAAGGAGCAGCGGAAAGAACAAAAGCGAGAGCGGAAACGACGAGAACGCGAGGCAGAGGCTAAGAATATCCGTCGGTTGAGTGCTGCTAGCAGCCGGTTGGAAAGGCTATCAGCTGCGCTTGTCGAGGTCGACGAAGAGGGTCAGCCACAGCCAGCTTCAGGTACTGCTCTTCAGGATCGCGGGAGAAGAGATAGAAGGAGTCTTCCCTCCCAGCTTGCTGTGCCTGAACTGCCAAGTCTGCCCGAACCTGCTCCTCCGCTACCATCTGACATTGGtactccccctcctccttctgCCGATAAGGTCTCCATTCGTTCCGTCAGTTCGACTAGGCATCGCCCAATGCCGCCCCCTAAAGACAAGCAAGGCCAACGACAGAGCAGGTTGCACGTCAGTGCTTCCCAGCCGGAACTGATGCAGCACAATGGGGGCCTTTTCCGGCGCCGCACAGGCCGTCGTCACAACTATCCCATTATCAGTCAATTGGCCTCATTGAAGCACTGGTTTGTGGAGTCTGCAAAGAGAGCCAAGTCACCTCATGCAAAAGCCGCTGGTCAAGCGGGCGGACATCATCGTAAGCTCTTTTCGGACAAGCTGAGCCCTGCCAAGAGCCAGGACACCAACAAGAAGCCTGCCTCCGCAACATCGCCTAATGCTGTGCCGCCTGAGGAAATGACGACGCCCACTCAGATCAAGCGCGCATCGAACGCCAGCAGCCTGGCTCCGAGCAGCGCATCGTATCCTAACCACCGTCATTCATACCCCCGACAGCCTCGACCTCTTAGCACCAGTCACCGCAGTCACCGTAATTCGTTGTCTCCGTCCCCGATTACGCCTAGAGGCTCTTACCGTCGCTCCTCAACAGGCCTGCGAGGTCGCAAATCCACTTCATCCTCGATATCTTCCATCCGCAGCATTCACCATGCTCATTCGCACTCAAAAGCATCATCTGTTTCGTCAAACAGCGTCGTATCTGTCTCGACACCTACTGCTCGCCCGGCCAAATCTCCCCACTCGTCTGTCAAGGTGCTCCCAACGACACCGGGTGCTTCGTCTCGATTCCCTAGCAATATTCGCCTTGTAAGaggaaataataataactaCGTTAATGATAATGGATGTCGGGGCTTGAACGACACGCCAAGAATGCACTCGATGTTCAATGAGGCGGCGCCGGCGCCGCTGCTCGCTTCTCCTTCATCGAGCCTTGTCTTTGCCCGACGGAAACGGTCTACGTTCAAGGGTCCAATGGTCCACACAGCCAACCTCATGGTGTCCGGTGGTATGGCTGGCACCGAGTTCCCAAGTGGTGCAATTGTTCCAGAATCCGCAGCGGCCGCAGCGGCCGCACGGCCTGCCGCGCGGAAGAGCCAGATcatcgaggaagaagaggatgatgaggatgaggaaatCGAGGAAGTGGATACTTTTAGTGGGGCTGAGGAAGAACCGAGTTCGCCAACTGTTCGGAAGGCATCTGACGGCAAACCTTCTCTTGCTCCGGCTCTAGACATTCATTCCAGTCCATCGCGTCCTCCTCGCTCTTCGTCTTTGCGAGCGGCCAGGCCATCAGTGGTGACGGAGACTactgatgaagaggatcaAAAGGACAGTGCGTCCTTGACACCCGTGGCTTCTGCTAAGTGA
- a CDS encoding uncharacterized protein (COG:S;~EggNog:ENOG410Q0F9;~InterPro:IPR018815;~PFAM:PF10311;~SECRETED:SignalP(1-27);~TransMembrane:3 (n14-25c34/35o58-77i121-143o163-182i)), with protein sequence MALLSSKTLIQGHALFLFLLAVYLTKSPNVIVESDLVFMLGELLHIDAAPSFSRPQSPFALCGILLVADALVDLVLITKIPQINEIIATAEASRYQSSVTVPGAMRGNPFITRLATLYSEIWTLLSASRFCLFFAVSFFIYQSQPMAWGVETGSGLDQLKNRVVFTYGFVEMMFWLWIYLTLREERQELVSRFVEHDE encoded by the exons ATGGCTCTCTTATCATCCAAGACCCTTATCCAAGGACATGCtctgttcctcttcctcctcgccgTGTACCTCACCAAATCCCCAAATGTCATTGTCGAGTCCGATCTCGTGTTTATGCTGGGAGAGCTACTGCATATA GACGCAGCACCCAGCTTCTCCCGCCCCCAATCCCCCTTCGCCCTCTGCGGTATCCTCCTCGTAGCCGACGCCCTCGTAgacctcgtcctcatcaccAAAATCCCGCAAATCAACGAAATCATCGCCACTGCCGAAGCATCCCGCTACCAATCCTCTGTGACGGTTCCGGGCGCGATGCGCGGAAATCCCTTCATCACGCGTCTAGCCACACTATACAGTGAGATTTGGACGTTATTGTCTGCGTCGCGTTTCTGTTTGTTCTTCGCGGTGTCGTTTTTCATTTATCAGAGCCAGCCAATGGCTTGGGGGGTTGAGACTGGGTCTGGTTTGGATCAGTTGAAGAATCGGGTGGTCTTCACGTATGGGTTTGTGGAGATGATGTTTTGGCTTTGG ATTTATCTCACTCTTCGGGAGGAACGACAGGAGTTGGTTTCTCGATTTGTGGAGCATGACGAATAG